The genomic stretch CGGCGCCGTGCCCCCCGGTCTGAACCAGGCTGAGAATGACGGCGAAGACGACGACCCCCACGCCGTCGTTGAAGAGCGACTCGCCCGAGATCAGCACCTCCAGGTCCTTGGGAACGCCGGCCCGCTTGAGCAGCCCCAGCACCGCGATGGGGTCGGTGGGCGAGATCAGCGCCCCGAAGAGCAGGGCGTGGACGTAGGGCAGCTCGAGCCCGAGCCAGGCCGCCAGGTAGTAGACGCCGGTGCCCACCACGAAGGTGCTCACCAACACCCCCAGGGTGGCGAGGGTGAGGATCGAGACCCAGCGCCGGCGCAGGTCCTCCAGGTTGACGTGCAGCGCTCCGGCGAAGAGCAGGAAGGCCAGCATCCCCTGCATCAGCACCTCTTCGAAGGGCACCGAGGCCACCAGCTCCTGCGCCCAGGCCTCCGCGGGCCCGCCAACGAGCAGCAGCCCCAGCGAGAGCAGCAGCCCCGCGAGCATGACGCCGATGGGCGTGGGCAGCCTGACGTACTGGTAGTTCAGGTAGGCGAAGAGGGCGGTCAGGGCAAAGAGCGCCCCCATGGCGTCGAAGAAGCCCATGGGGTTCAGTTTACCCGCGGCGAAACGGGGCTCGGGACCCGAAAAAACAGGGAGACCGGCGCCGGTCCCCCTGCACTATGCATCTAGAGAAAAAGTTTGGTGCCGAGGGGCGGAATTGAACCGCCGACACTGCGATTTTCAGTCGCATGCTCTACCAACTGAGCTACCTCGGCACCTCTGGCGGCCCCGACGGGACTCGAACCCGCGATCTCCCACGTGACAGGCGGGTGTGTTAACCGACTACACCACGGGGCCAGACGCATTGTGCTGCCGGCCGCGGCCGGAGCAGCGGAATTCATCATAAAGAAGCGCCTGGGCCATGTCAAGGCGGTTTTTCCGCGCAGGCACGCGCCATCCTGTACGATGGGCACGTGGCCGATACCGTCTTTTTCGACGTGGGGGGCACGCTCATCCTGGCCCACCCGCTCCACTGGCTGAAGCCCGTCCTCGACCGCTGGGGGGTGGCCGCCGACTGGAGCCGCCTCGCCGAGGCCGCGCCGCCGGCGTTCGACTTCTACAACGCCCACCACCTCCAGGCCCGCTCGTTCGAGGAAGCCCTGGAGCTCTGGCGCGCCACCGACCGCACGATCCTCGAGGGTCTTGGGGTGGAAGACGCGGACGAGGTCGCGGACCGGCTGGTGGCCGCCTGGGACGACCCGGCCATCTGGCCGCTGGCTCCCCACGCGCACGAAGTGCTCGCGGCCCTGAAGGCGCGCGGCAAGAAGCTGGTCGTCGTCTCCAACTGGGACGGGCTGCTGCCGCGGGTGCTCGAGGTGGTGGGCCTCGCCCCCTACTTCGACGCCGTGGTGGTCTCGGCCCTGGTGGGGGCGGCCAAGCCCGACGCCCGCATCTTCAACGAGGCGCTCGCGCGCTCCGGAGCCCGGCCCGAGGCGACGCTGCATGTGGGCGACAGCCCGGAGGCCGACGCCGGGGGCGCGGCGGCGGTAGGGATCACCCCGCTGCTCGTCGACCCCGTGGACCCGCAGCGCGACCTGCGCACGGTGCTGGAGGTGGCATGAGCGTACGCAAGAAGATCTGGGGCAAGAACGCCGAGCGGATCGCCGAGGCGCTCGAGCGCCTCGACCCCGACCTGGCGCGCTACATCCAGGACTTCGCCTACGAGGAGGTGATGGCGCGGCCGGGGCTGGACCTGAAGACCCGCGAACTGCTGGCCATCACCGCGCTGATCGCCCTGGGCAACCCAGGCGAGCTCAAGACCCACCTGCGCGGCGCCCTGGCCAACGGAGCGACGGAGCGCGAGGTGCGCGAGACGATCATCCACAGCGCGCTCTTCCTGGGCTTTCCGCGGGCGCTGGGCGCGATGAAGGTCTTTAGCGAGCTCCTGGCGCGCACGGACGAACGCGGAGCCTGACCGCCGCCAACGAACCAGGGA from Oceanithermus desulfurans encodes the following:
- a CDS encoding HAD family hydrolase → MADTVFFDVGGTLILAHPLHWLKPVLDRWGVAADWSRLAEAAPPAFDFYNAHHLQARSFEEALELWRATDRTILEGLGVEDADEVADRLVAAWDDPAIWPLAPHAHEVLAALKARGKKLVVVSNWDGLLPRVLEVVGLAPYFDAVVVSALVGAAKPDARIFNEALARSGARPEATLHVGDSPEADAGGAAAVGITPLLVDPVDPQRDLRTVLEVA
- a CDS encoding carboxymuconolactone decarboxylase family protein; amino-acid sequence: MSVRKKIWGKNAERIAEALERLDPDLARYIQDFAYEEVMARPGLDLKTRELLAITALIALGNPGELKTHLRGALANGATEREVRETIIHSALFLGFPRALGAMKVFSELLARTDERGA